A stretch of the Porifericola rhodea genome encodes the following:
- a CDS encoding glycosyltransferase codes for MESSNCQYHINENLKVKKLFYKLKLVRTYRNLFLEPSLIRFFKKKKIEIVLAEFGPVGAEVYAVCERLGIPLIVYFHGYDAYLYHLMKQYKKEYANMFRYACHLIVVSEEMKQRLIKLGAPTEKLIVNPCAPNDVFFTLNPPLTQINFLAVGRFVNKKAPHLTIEAFYKVVQKIPEATLTMAGDGPLFEKCKELVEKLGIQNSINFLGAVSHQKIVEAYQNAFCFVQHSIIAPDGDSEGTPVAILEANAAKLPVVSTKHAGIQDVIVHGETGLLVEEQDVDAMANAMLKLAQDRSLAKMMGEKGRQRVKQHYTMQKHITIIDQAIYDSLTND; via the coding sequence ATGGAATCTTCTAATTGTCAATACCATATTAATGAGAACCTGAAAGTAAAGAAACTATTCTATAAGCTCAAATTAGTAAGAACTTACAGAAACCTATTTTTAGAGCCATCATTAATTAGGTTTTTTAAGAAAAAAAAGATAGAGATTGTTCTTGCGGAATTTGGACCTGTAGGAGCTGAGGTTTATGCAGTCTGTGAAAGATTAGGAATTCCTTTGATCGTATACTTTCATGGATACGACGCATACCTGTATCATCTTATGAAGCAGTATAAGAAAGAGTATGCAAATATGTTCAGGTACGCCTGCCACCTGATTGTTGTTTCTGAAGAAATGAAACAAAGGCTGATCAAGCTTGGTGCACCAACTGAAAAGTTAATAGTAAATCCATGTGCTCCAAACGATGTATTTTTTACACTCAACCCTCCTCTCACACAGATTAACTTTCTTGCAGTAGGCCGATTTGTAAATAAAAAGGCTCCTCATCTAACTATTGAGGCTTTCTATAAAGTTGTTCAAAAGATTCCTGAAGCCACTCTTACCATGGCTGGAGATGGCCCCTTGTTTGAAAAATGTAAAGAATTAGTAGAAAAACTTGGAATACAGAATTCAATTAATTTTTTAGGAGCAGTCTCTCATCAAAAGATTGTGGAAGCTTATCAAAATGCTTTTTGCTTTGTGCAACATTCTATTATTGCTCCTGATGGGGATTCCGAAGGTACGCCTGTAGCCATTCTAGAAGCCAATGCAGCTAAATTGCCAGTGGTATCTACCAAGCATGCAGGTATACAAGATGTAATAGTTCATGGAGAGACTGGCTTATTGGTAGAAGAACAAGACGTAGACGCAATGGCTAATGCGATGCTTAAACTCGCCCAAGATAGATCTCTAGCAAAAATGATGGGAGAAAAAGGGAGACAAAGAGTGAAACAACACTATACCATGCAAAAACACATTACTATTATTGATCAGGCAATATATGATTCACTTACAAATGACTAA
- a CDS encoding glycosyltransferase family 2 protein — protein sequence MSQPKVSIITPTYNSADTIIACLESVISQSYTNIEHLIIDGLSTDHTLRIIKQYKLKYPHIKYLCEKDKGVYDAMNKGISIAAGEWVFFLGSDDSLYSHDILEKIFSNPNNLTLDVIYGNVLSSRFNGPYAGEYDALKLIDQNICHQAIFFKKSLFINTGVFNQAYIAHADWAHNLKWFLNKKYKKKYVPHIISNYSDGGLSSSVKDEKFQEIKPLLILRYEHEQLSSQWKAHWAKHFARESLKHKKLIFFIEYVYFYLKNKCQILLNK from the coding sequence ATGTCACAGCCCAAAGTAAGTATCATTACTCCAACCTATAATTCGGCAGATACTATTATTGCATGTTTAGAAAGTGTGATATCACAATCATATACTAATATAGAGCACCTTATCATTGATGGGTTATCAACAGATCATACTCTTAGAATTATTAAACAGTATAAATTAAAATACCCACACATAAAATACCTGTGCGAAAAAGATAAGGGAGTATATGATGCCATGAATAAAGGCATATCCATTGCGGCCGGTGAGTGGGTCTTTTTTTTAGGTAGCGATGATAGCTTGTATAGTCATGATATTTTAGAGAAAATCTTCTCTAACCCAAACAACTTAACACTTGATGTTATTTATGGAAATGTTCTGAGCTCACGATTTAATGGCCCTTATGCGGGTGAATATGATGCCCTAAAGCTTATTGATCAAAACATTTGTCATCAAGCGATTTTTTTTAAAAAATCGCTCTTTATCAATACAGGCGTGTTCAATCAAGCATACATAGCTCACGCGGATTGGGCACATAACCTTAAATGGTTTTTAAATAAGAAATACAAAAAGAAATATGTACCACATATTATCTCCAATTATTCAGATGGAGGTTTAAGCTCTAGTGTTAAAGATGAAAAATTTCAGGAAATCAAACCTTTGCTTATTTTAAGATACGAGCATGAGCAACTTTCTTCTCAATGGAAAGCACATTGGGCTAAACATTTTGCCAGAGAATCACTCAAGCATAAAAAGCTTATTTTTTTTATTGAATACGTATATTTCTATCTGAAAAATAAATGTCAAATATTACTGAACAAATAG
- a CDS encoding glycosyltransferase family 2 protein, whose amino-acid sequence MSVKPYVSIVLPLYNRADLVEATLYSIIQQTYVHWEVIVIDDGSQDGSFEIVQSMAYKDSRIKLYRRNRAPDGAPTCRNIGVEEASGEYVIFLDSDDLLAPHCIQKRVEEFTNYPKNDFLVFSMLLFHRQPKDSNILWNIDTGEDDLTRFLRLDTVWQTACPMYKTAFLRNTIGFREGLPFWQDVEFHCQILLRTPRYKKLLHIVPDCYYRKHDQASISQQGFAFKKQLSIKVNIYKKIVLDIIHENKLTPSRQNAIIAVMFNFSRQLIIQQRDKVSAIQCWGFLKAHHLITTMHYKLGVYFLNYLYLHCRSNKKVSIYLLGYKMISMLILKKHKVIPSKLCQITYKSISKV is encoded by the coding sequence ATGTCTGTAAAACCATACGTATCAATTGTACTTCCTTTATATAATAGAGCTGATCTGGTAGAGGCTACTCTATACTCTATTATCCAACAAACATACGTTCATTGGGAAGTAATAGTAATTGATGATGGTTCACAGGATGGCTCATTTGAGATTGTTCAGTCTATGGCCTATAAAGACTCCCGAATTAAATTGTACCGAAGAAACAGAGCCCCTGATGGGGCTCCCACATGTAGGAATATTGGAGTAGAAGAAGCAAGTGGTGAATATGTTATCTTTTTAGATTCTGATGATTTATTAGCTCCTCACTGTATACAAAAAAGAGTAGAAGAATTCACAAATTATCCAAAAAACGATTTTTTGGTTTTCTCAATGCTACTATTCCATCGTCAACCAAAGGATTCAAATATTTTATGGAATATTGATACTGGTGAAGACGATCTTACACGTTTTCTCAGACTAGATACTGTTTGGCAGACAGCTTGCCCAATGTATAAAACTGCATTTTTAAGAAATACCATAGGCTTCAGAGAGGGGCTTCCTTTTTGGCAAGACGTTGAGTTCCATTGCCAAATATTGCTTCGGACTCCTCGTTATAAGAAACTACTTCATATTGTACCTGACTGTTATTATCGCAAACATGATCAGGCTTCAATTAGCCAACAAGGGTTTGCTTTCAAAAAGCAACTCTCCATCAAAGTAAACATATATAAAAAAATTGTACTTGACATAATTCATGAGAATAAGCTTACTCCCTCGAGACAGAACGCAATTATTGCAGTCATGTTTAATTTCTCCAGACAGTTAATTATACAACAACGAGACAAAGTGAGTGCTATTCAATGTTGGGGGTTTCTTAAAGCACATCATCTAATTACCACTATGCACTATAAACTTGGTGTCTACTTTTTAAATTACTTATATTTACACTGCCGTTCAAACAAAAAAGTCTCTATATATTTGCTTGGTTACAAAATGATTTCGATGTTAATCTTAAAAAAGCACAAGGTGATTCCAAGTAAGCTGTGCCAGATAACATACAAATCAATCTCTAAGGTATAA
- a CDS encoding glycosyltransferase, translating to MSNITEQIGYTPPLTVILPNYNHAPFLAKRIDSILQQTYQDFELIILDDKSTDQSLHVIQQYEHHPKVSHVIANKHNSGSTFLQWKKGVHMAKGKYIWIAESDDFSENTFLETLLPFIERDKKIALVYAQSDDVDTHGNYIRNRIFWTEDFTPNIWRNDFVIEGNDFINQFMLYKNVIPNASAVIFRKDVFIDRYNPIVAHMKMAGDWLLWLSMIAGHKVAFVSSPLNKFRKHEATTRVHNTHEKKRRRIEEEVEVINAASAYAGINQQIIQNRYKATLNNWFILFPYYKNMFRKDYYNICRQKNLSPLSLIVKRLRYKK from the coding sequence ATGTCAAATATTACTGAACAAATAGGCTATACTCCTCCACTGACAGTCATACTACCAAATTATAACCACGCCCCCTTCTTAGCTAAGAGAATAGATAGTATACTTCAGCAAACATATCAAGATTTTGAGCTTATCATACTTGATGACAAGTCTACAGATCAAAGCTTGCATGTTATTCAGCAATATGAACACCATCCGAAAGTAAGCCATGTTATTGCTAATAAGCATAATAGTGGCAGTACCTTTTTACAATGGAAAAAAGGTGTACATATGGCTAAGGGTAAATATATTTGGATTGCAGAAAGTGATGACTTTTCTGAAAATACTTTTTTAGAAACCTTGCTCCCCTTCATTGAAAGAGACAAAAAGATTGCTCTTGTATATGCTCAATCAGATGATGTAGATACCCATGGTAACTATATCAGAAACAGAATATTCTGGACAGAAGACTTTACGCCTAATATTTGGAGAAATGACTTTGTTATTGAAGGGAATGATTTTATCAATCAGTTCATGCTTTATAAAAATGTTATTCCAAATGCAAGTGCCGTCATATTTCGAAAAGATGTCTTCATAGATAGGTACAATCCTATAGTTGCTCATATGAAAATGGCTGGAGATTGGTTATTATGGTTATCCATGATAGCAGGACATAAAGTAGCCTTCGTCTCATCTCCACTGAACAAATTCAGAAAACATGAAGCTACGACAAGAGTGCACAATACACATGAAAAAAAAAGGAGGCGTATTGAAGAAGAAGTAGAGGTGATTAATGCCGCCTCAGCGTATGCTGGCATAAATCAGCAGATCATTCAAAATCGATATAAAGCAACCTTAAACAACTGGTTTATACTTTTTCCTTATTATAAAAATATGTTTAGAAAAGACTACTACAATATATGCAGACAAAAAAATTTAAGTCCGCTCTCACTTATTGTTAAAAGATTAAGATATAAAAAATAA